From a single Solanum dulcamara chromosome 4, daSolDulc1.2, whole genome shotgun sequence genomic region:
- the LOC129886471 gene encoding pentatricopeptide repeat-containing protein At4g01030, mitochondrial, translated as METAATPLYHFISSHQPLTQKQTRCYSTNFGLLNIAETLPETSPSTSLESLSSLQFDYEKKFNSLISVRAMHAKMIKLSREWDSKKNMLYFISGYLEFGDFQSAAVLFFVGFAENYLYWNSFLEEYTYFGGTPCEILEVFSELHSKGVNFNTEILAFVLKICSKLRDMWLGLEVHACLIKKGFDLDVYTKCALMNFYGRCCGTESANKVFKETSMHDSLLWNEAILVNLRNEKWAEGLQMFRDMQALLVKANSLTISKVLQACGKLGALDEGKQIHGYVIRYALESNILIRTALINMYVKNDNIKLARVVFDSTDNRNLPCWNSIISGYTALGYLDDAWELFHEMKTCNIKPDIITWNSLLSGHFLHGSYREVLAIVRRMQSTGYQPNRNSITSTLQAVSELGYLKIGKEIHCHVLRNGLDYDLHIATSLVDMYVKNDDLTSAQAVFDCVTNRNVCAWNSLISGYSCKGHFEKAGDLLNQMKEEGIKPDIVTYNSMVSGYLTSNCIKEALGMIRRIKSSGMSPNVISWTSLVSGCSQQGYFREAFEFLTQMQDEGIKVNSVTVASLLQACAGLSLLHIGKEIHCLCIRNDFIDDVYVSTALIDMYSKCGNLENAQKVFQRHEDKTLASWNAMITGFAIYGLGTEAISLFDKMSEANIQPDAITFIALLSSCKHSGLLDKGWKYFDHMETDFGVIPTIEHYSCMVDLLGRVGYLDEASDFIQSMPMEPNVAVWGALLTSCRIHGNVELGETAAEYLFKLEPYNAANYALMMNLYALSNRWKDVDRIRDKMETMGVKIGPVWSWLKVDQRIHIFSTAGKTHPEEGEILFELYQLISEMKKLGYKPDTKCVYQNISEVEKEKALLGHTEKLAITYGLIRTASPEPIRVINNTRICSDCHTVAKYMSLLRRREIFLKDGVRFHHFRDGKCSCCDFW; from the coding sequence ATGGAGACTGCTGCTACTCCATTGTACCACTTCATTTCTTCACATCAGCCACTCACCCAAAAGCAAACAAGATGTTATTCCACAAATTTTGGCCTTTTAAATATTGCAGAAACACTTCCTGAAACTTCACCATCTACCTCTCTTGAATCACTTTCTTCATTgcaatttgattatgaaaagaAGTTCAACTCACTAATTTCAGTCAGAGCTATGCATGCCAAGATGATAAAATTATCTAGAGAATGGGattcaaagaaaaatatgcTGTATTTTATCTCAGGTTACTTGGAATTTGGTGATTTTCAATCAGCTGCAGTGTTATTCTTTGTGGGGTTTGCAGAGAATTATTTGTATTGGAATTCTTTCCTTGAAGAATATACATATTTTGGAGGAACCCCATGTGAAATTCTTGAAGTTTTCAGTGAGTTGCATAGTAAAGGAGTGAACTTTAATACTGAAATTCTAGCTTTTGTTCTGAAAATCTGTTCAAAGTTAAGAGATATGTGGTTAGGATTGGAAGTCCATGCTTGTCTGATCAAGAAGGGTTTTGATTTAGATGTCTATACAAAATGTGCACTGATGAATTTTTATGGGAGGTGCTGTGGGACTGAGAGTGCTAATAAGGTTTTTAAAGAAACATCAATGCATGACTCTTTACTGTGGAATGAAGCCATTCTGGTTAATTTGAGGAATGAAAAATGGGCAGAAGGTCTACAAATGTTTCGCGATATGCAGGCTTTACTTGTTAAGGCCAATAGCTTAACCATTTCCAAAGTTTTGCAAGCCTGTGGGAAATTGGGAGCTCTTGATGAAGGGAAGCAGATTCACGGGTATGTTATCCGATATGCCTTAGAATCGAATATACTCATACGTACTGCACTGATCAACATGTATGTGAAAAATGACAATATCAAACTTGCTAGGGTAGTTTTTGATTCAACAGACAATCGTAATCTGCCTTGTTGGAACAGTATTATTTCGGGGTATACTGCACTTGGTTACCTTGATGATGCCTGGGAgttatttcatgaaatgaaaacTTGCAACATAAAACCGGACATAATAACCTGGAACAGCCTTTTATCTGGTCATTTTCTTCATGGATCATATCGAGAAGTTTTGGCAATTGTGAGGAGAATGCAGAGTACTGGTTATCAGCCAAATCGCAACTCTATAACTAGTACTCTTCAAGCAGTGAGTGAATTAGGATATTTGAAAATTGGGAAGGAGATCCATTGCCATGTTTTAAGAAACGGACTTGACTATGACCTGCATATTGCAACTTCACTAGTAGACATGTATGTGAAAAATGATGATTTGACATCTGCTCAAGCTGTTTTTGATTGTGTGACAAACAGAAACGTTTGTGCTTGGAATTCATTAATTTCCGGCTATTCCTGCAAGGGACATTTTGAAAAAGCTGGTGATCTTTTGAATCAGATGAAGGAAGAAGGGATTAAACCAGATATAGTGACATACAATAGCATGGTTTCTGGTTATTTAACGTCTAACTGCATTAAGGAAGCTTTGGGAATGATTAGAAGGATCAAAAGTTCTGGCATGTCTCCTAACGTCATTTCATGGACCTCTTTAGTATCAGGTTGTTCACAACAAGGATACTTCAGAGAAGCATTTGAGTTTTTAACTCAGATGCAGGATGAAGGTATCAAAGTCAACTCAGTTACGGTTGCAAGCTTACTTCAAGCATGTGCAGGTCTCTCTTTGTTACATATTGGGAAAGAGATACACTGCCTGTGTATACGAAACGATTTTATAGATGATGTGTATGTATCTACAGCTCTCATAGACATGTACAGTAAGTGTGGGAACTTAGAAAATGCCCAAAAGGTTTTCCAAAGACATGAGGATAAAACATTAGCTTCCTGGAATGCCATGATCACCGGATTTGCCATATATGGCCTAGGTACAGAGGCAATTTCACTCTTTGATAAAATGAGCGAAGCAAACATCCAACCAGACGCCATAACATTTATAGCTCTTCTATCTAGTTGTAAACATTCTGGTTTGCTTGATAAAGGTTGGAAATATTTTGATCATATGGAAACAGATTTTGGAGTTATCCCCACAATTGAGCATTATTCTTGCATGGTTGATCTTCTGGGAAGAGTCGGTTACCTTGATGAAGCATCAGATTTTATTCAGTCAATGCCAATGGAGCCAAATGTGGCTGTTTGGGGCGCTCTTCTTACATCATGTCGGATCCATGGAAACGTTGAGCTTGGAGAGACTGCTGCTGAATACCTTTTCAAGTTAGAACCATATAATGCAGCTAACTATGCCTTAATGATGAACCTCTATGCACTTTCAAACAGATGGAAGGATGTTGATCGTATCAGAGACAAGATGGAAACTATGGGAGTGAAAATCGGACCAGTATGGAGTTGGCTAAAAGTCGATCAGAGGATTCACATCTTCTCTACAGCAGGAAAAACTCATCCAGAAGAAGGAGAGATACTCTTTGAGTTGTACCAGTTAATTTCTGAGATGAAAAAGCTGGGATATAAACCTGATACTAAATGTGTTTATCAGAACATTTCTGAAGTAGAGAAAGAAAAGGCGCTACTTGGTCACACAGAGAAACTGGCGATTACATATGGATTGATCAGGACCGCAAGTCCTGAACCTATTAGAGTGATTAACAACACAAGAATATGTTCAGACTGTCATACAGTTGCAAAATATATGTCGTTGCTGAGAAGGCGAGAGATTTTCCTAAAAGACGGTGTCCGCTTTCACCATTTTAGGGATGGTAAGTGTTCTTGCTGTGACTTCTGGTAG
- the LOC129886472 gene encoding protein WHAT'S THIS FACTOR 1 homolog, chloroplastic, producing the protein MEPKFLLSSTSRPFAPNGAFTFSVSHKSSFIQKTRIRPVTHLAISAEHFGKTQVFGKSLSFGVKNESLCNLRRTHLEKTPFLGKSLSFREKNKLLCNLRKTQVPNFSIRAAGTVKRRKELPFDNVIQRDKKLKLVMKIRKILVSQPDRIMSLRELGRYRRALGLEKKRRFIALLKKFPGVFEIAEEGAYSLKFKMTPEAERLYLEEMKIRNEMEDLLVIKLRKLLMMSLDKRILLEKIGHLKTDLGLPLEFQDTICRRYPQYFKVVPTGRGPALELTHWDPELAVSAAQIAEEENRQRELEEKDLIIDRPPRFNRVKLPKGLKLSKGEMRKISQFRDMPYISPYEDFSEIRPGTAEKEKHACGVVHELLSLTVEKRTLVDHLTHFREEFRFSQQLRGMLIRHPDMFYVSLKGERDSVFLREAYQDSHLIEKNRLLLIKEKLRSLVSISRSRKITPQTDSDETEKIESKYGTDAEEGEDWSDIDNLGSDGLDEDSDDDWSDDGDDIPPDFSDDEGTVNLEDSKLTTQVNGAKKKGVTVLDPVFPDGRPRERW; encoded by the coding sequence ATGGAACCCAAATTTCTTCTTTCCTCAACATCAAGACCCTTTGCTCCAAATGGAGCTTTTACTTTTTCCGTTTCCCATAAATCATCTTTTATTCAGAAAACTAGAATTCGTCCAGTGACCCATCTGGCTATATCAGCTGAGCATTTTGGAAAGACACAAGTTTTCGGCAAAAGTTTATCTTTTGGAGTGAAGAATGAATCTTTATGTAATTTAAGGAGAACCCATTTAGAAAAGACTCCATTTTTGGGCAAAAGTCTATCTTTTAGAGAAAAGAATAAACTTTTATGTAATTTAAGGAAAACCCAGGTGCCCAATTTTTCAATTAGAGCAGCTGGTACTGTGAAGAGAAGGAAAGAGCTTCCTTTTGATAATGTGATTCAAAGGGATAAGAAGCTGAAATTGGTGATGAAGATTAGGAAGATTCTAGTGAGTCAGCCTGATAGGATTATGTCGCTTCGTGAATTGGGTAGGTATAGAAGAGCATTGGGTCTGGAGAAGAAAAGGAGATTTATCGCTTTATTGAAGAAATTTCCTGGAGTGTTTGAGATTGCGGAAGAAGGGGCTTACTCACTTAAGTTCAAAATGACTCCTGAGGCGGAGAGGCTTTACTTGGAAGAAATGAAGATTAGGAATGAAATGGAGGATTTGTTGGTTATCAAGTTGAGGAAACTATTGATGATGTCTTTGGACAAACGGATTCTGCTGGAGAAGATTGGACATCTGAAGACTGACTTAGGGCTTCCATTGGAATTCCAGGATACAATCTGCAGGCGATATCCACAATACTTCAAGGTAGTTCCAACTGGACGAGGGCCGGCACTGGAGTTGACTCACTGGGACCCTGAGCTTGCTGTGTCTGCTGCACAGATCGCGGAAGAGGAGAATAGGCAAAGAGAGTTGGAAGAGAAGGATTTGATCATCGATAGACCACCAAGGTTCAATAGGGTGAAGTTGCCTAAGGGTCTTAAACTTTCAAAGGGTGAGATGAGGAAGATTAGTCAGTTTAGAGATATGCCTTACATTTCTCCTTATGAGGATTTCTCTGAAATAAGGCCTGGTACTGCGGAGAAAGAAAAACACGCATGTGGTGTGGTTCATGAACTTCTGAGCCTCACAGTCGAGAAAAGGACTCTTGTTGATCACCTTACTCATTTTAGGGAAGAATTTAGATTCTCTCAACAGCTAAGAGGCATGCTGATAAGGCATCCTGATATGTTTTATGTCTCTTTGAAAGGGGAGCGAGACTCAGTTTTTCTCCGTGAAGCTTATCAGGATTCACACTTGATAGAAAAGAACAGGCTATTGCTCATCAAAGAAAAGCTTCGCTCCCTGGTTTCCATTTCAAGATCCCGGAAAATCACCCCACAAACTGATTCTGATGAAACAGAAAAAATTGAGTCCAAATATGGAACTGATGCTGAGGAAGGTGAAGATTGGTCCGACATTGATAACTTAGGGAGTGATGGATTAGATGAAGATTCTGATGATGACTGGAGTGATGATGGTGATGATATACCTCCAGACTTCAGTGATGATGAAGGTACTGTTAACCTTGAAGATAGCAAACTGACTACACAAGTTAATGGTGCAAAGAAGAAGGGAGTAACGGTTCTGGACCCTGTTTTTCCAGATGGCCGGCCTCGTGAACGCTGGTGA
- the LOC129886470 gene encoding abscisic acid receptor PYL5-like, translating into MEAQFIERYHSHQPSEHQCSSSLVKHIKAPVDIVWSLVRRFDQPQKYKPFISRCTVKGDLTIGSVREVNVKSGLPATTSTERLELLDDEEHILGIRIVGGDHRLKNYSSVITVHPETLDGRPGTLVIESFMVDVPEGNTQEETCYFVKALINCNLKSLADVSERMAMQGGVLPVSVNWPSSNQIET; encoded by the exons ATGGAGGCACAATTTATTGAAAGATACCACAGTCATCAGCCTAGTGAACATCAGTGTTCTTCATCTCTTGTTAAACACATCAAAGCACCAGTTGATATT GTTTGGTCACTAGTGAGGAGATTCGATCAGCCCCAGAAGTATAAGCCATTTATTAGCAGGTGTACTGTGAAGGGTGATCTTACCATTGGTAGTGTTAGAGAGGTGAACGTCAAGTCCGGTCTTCCAGCCACCACTAGCACCGAAAGATTGGAACTTCTTGATGACGAGGAGCACATCCTTGGCATCAGAATCGTTGGTGGCGATCACAGGCTAAAG AACTATTCCTCGGTTATTACAGTCCATCCAGAGACACTTGATGGTAGACCGGGGACACTGGTGATTGAGTCATTTATGGTGGATGTGCCTGAAGGGAACACTCAAGAGGAGACTTGCTACTTTGTGAAGGCGTTAATCAATTGCAATCTGAAATCACTAGCTGATGTCTCTGAGAGAATGGCTATGCAGGGAGGTGTTCTGCCCGTCAGTGTAAACTGGCCTTCTAGTAACCAGATCGAGACATGA
- the LOC129886473 gene encoding rhodanese-like domain-containing protein 4, chloroplastic has protein sequence MEAINAVRLTPLSVLSDRRNEPKKIPSHPISFPFKNLCSVENLSRNVQGGLVLLTSALNTGLAKALTYEETLEQSTTSPGADFDATAVVETVTTFASENPLVIAGGFAALALPIVLFQVVGKPSKSWGVDSAKTAYAKLADDAGAQLLDIRAPAELREVGSPDIRGFKKKPVTVVYKGEDKPGFLKKLSLKFKEPENTTLFILDKFDGNSELVAELVTENGFKAAYAIKDGAEGPRGWLNSSLPWIVPKKTLSLDLSNLSDALDGVLGEGSDAVTVGLGAAAAAGLGILAFSEVETILQLLGSAALVQLVAKKLLFAEDRKKTLQQVDEFLTTKVAPKELVDEIKQIGKALLPDSVSSNALPTPAEASPAAATNTIEKTESVAKEEIAPSKVEATSPPIPEVNSVPNAEVKADALPKTSRPLSPYPNYPDLKPPTSPMPSQP, from the exons ATGGAGGCAATTAATGCAGTAAGATTGACACCTCTCTCTGTTCTTTCTGATAGAAGAAATGAGCCCAAGAAAATCCCATCACACCCCATTTCTTTCCCATTCAAGAATCTTTGTTCAGTAGAGAATTTATCAAGAAATGTTCAAGGGGGTTTAGTACTTCTAACCTCAGCTCTAAATACAGGCTTAGCTAAAGCATTAACATATGAGGAGACACTTGAGCAATCTACAACCAGCCCAGGTGCTGACTTTGATGCAACTGCAGTTGTGGAAACTGTGACCACTTTTGCATCAGAGAATCCTTTAGTTATAGCTGGTGGATTTGCTGCTTTGGCTTTGCCAATAGTTCTGTTTCAGGTTGTTGGAAAGCCTTCTAAGTCATGGGGTGTTGACTCTGCCAAGACAGCTTATGCAAAATTGGCAGATGATGCAGGTGCACAACTGCTTGATATAAGAGCACCTGCAGAGTTGAGGGAAGTGGGGAGTCCAGATATTAGGGGTTTTAAGAAAAAGCCAGTTACTGTTGTTTATAAGGGTGAAGATAAGCCTGGTTTCCTAAAAAAGTTGTCTTTGAAGTTCAAGGAGCCTGAGAATACTACATTGTTCATTCTAGACAA ATTTGATGGAAACTCTGAACTGGTTGCGGAGCTAGTCACAGAAAATGGATTTAAAGCtgcttatgcaatcaaagatgGTGCTGAAGGACCCCGGGGATGGCTG AACAGCAGCCTTCCTTGGATTGTACCTAAGAAAACATTGAGTCTTGATCTGAGCAATCTGTCCGATGCTCTTGATGGTGTTCTTGGG GAAGGTTCTGATGCTGTTACTGTAGGCTTAGGTGCTGCTGCAGCTGCTGGTCTAGGGATTTTAGCCTTCTCAGAG GTAGAAACAATTCTCCAACTGTTGGGTTCAGCTGCACTTGTCCAACTAGTTGCCAAGAAACTCCTGTTTGCAGAG GATAGAAAGAAAACTCTGCAACAAGTTGATGAGTTCCTCACCACTAAGGTTGCTCCAAAGGAGCTGGTAGATGAGATTAAG CAAATAGGGAAGGCTCTCCTTCCAGACTCGGTGAGTAGCAATGCTCTACCTACACCTGCAGAGGCAAGCCCTGCCGCAGCCACCAACACTATTGAGAAAACTGAATCGGTCGCTAAGGAGGAAATTGCACCATCTAAAGTAGAAGCAACTTCCCCGCCTATTCCAGAAGTCAATTCAGTCCCTAACGCTGAAGTCAAAGCAGATGCACTACCTAAAACTTCAAGGCCACTTTCACCTTATCCTAAT TATCCTGATCTCAAGCCTCCAACATCGCCGATGCCTTCACAACCATAG